A single region of the Solwaraspora sp. WMMD791 genome encodes:
- a CDS encoding DUF559 domain-containing protein — protein sequence MDPQLRTLLDRNHGVLCRRDAAEVVPSWAIDVARREGRVRRILPGVYADTLLLGTAAATGTAAAAGAGDPGRFPAAGLGGLDPARARRAALGYADGRGAFSHLTALHLWGLWQPAAGEPVHLTVPATVRLSNHPGLVVHHVRGFSLDAPDTLTRHGVPVTRLDRALVDSWPLLPAGERRGPVIQAVAGRHSTPGRIGAALAGAPKLPGRAQLRELLGKLAAGCHSPLEIWGHDHVFTGAGMPPLRRQVRVSDGRRTCYLDVYAEAQRVAFELDGASAHGAPGQREVDLRRDAWLATLGIQVVRFSHRRLVHDTAEVRREILAVLAARR from the coding sequence ATGGACCCGCAGCTGCGTACCCTGCTCGACCGCAACCACGGCGTGCTCTGCCGGCGCGACGCCGCCGAGGTGGTGCCGTCCTGGGCGATCGACGTGGCCCGCCGTGAAGGGCGGGTACGCCGAATCCTGCCCGGCGTGTACGCCGACACCCTGCTGCTCGGCACCGCTGCCGCCACCGGCACCGCTGCCGCCGCCGGCGCCGGCGACCCCGGCCGGTTCCCGGCCGCCGGGCTGGGCGGGCTCGACCCTGCACGGGCCCGGCGGGCGGCGCTCGGCTACGCCGACGGGCGGGGCGCGTTCAGCCACCTGACCGCGCTGCACCTGTGGGGGCTGTGGCAGCCGGCAGCTGGCGAGCCGGTGCACCTGACGGTCCCGGCGACGGTACGGCTGAGCAACCACCCCGGGCTGGTGGTGCACCACGTACGCGGGTTCAGCCTCGACGCGCCGGACACGCTGACCCGGCATGGGGTGCCGGTGACCCGGCTGGACCGGGCCCTGGTGGACTCGTGGCCGCTGCTGCCAGCGGGGGAGCGGCGCGGCCCGGTGATCCAGGCGGTGGCGGGGCGGCACAGCACCCCGGGGCGCATCGGCGCGGCGCTGGCCGGTGCGCCGAAGCTGCCCGGCCGGGCGCAGCTGCGGGAGCTGCTGGGCAAGCTTGCGGCGGGCTGCCACAGCCCGTTGGAGATCTGGGGCCACGACCACGTCTTCACCGGTGCCGGGATGCCGCCGCTGCGCCGGCAGGTGCGGGTCAGCGACGGGCGGCGCACCTGCTATCTCGACGTGTACGCCGAGGCGCAACGGGTCGCGTTCGAGTTGGACGGCGCGAGTGCGCACGGCGCGCCGGGTCAGCGGGAGGTGGACCTACGCCGGGACGCCTGGCTGGCCACGCTGGGCATCCAGGTGGTGCGGTTCAGCCACCGGCGGCTGGTGCACGACACCGCCGAGGTACGTCGGGAGATCCTCGCCGTGCTGGCTGCCCGCCGCTGA